The following are from one region of the Lacinutrix sp. Bg11-31 genome:
- a CDS encoding MBL fold metallo-hydrolase, producing the protein MKITFLGTGTSQGIPVIGSTHPVCLSANSKDKRLRVSILVEWQDFTFVVDCGPDFRQQMLRANPERIDAVIFTHEHADHTAGLDDIRPFFFRQGDIDIYAHNRVLGELQQRFEYIFTSEIKYPGVPNLIQNEVKNEPFTINGLEIIPVEGLHYKLPVFGYRFGNFAYLTDMKTIAEAEKLKLENLGVLVLNALREKEHISHFNLAEALAIISELKPKKAYLTHISHHLGFHDEVQQKLPENVFLAYDGLTIDIAN; encoded by the coding sequence TTGAAAATTACATTTTTAGGTACAGGAACTTCACAAGGTATACCAGTAATTGGCAGTACACATCCTGTTTGTTTAAGTGCTAACTCTAAAGATAAACGCTTGCGTGTTTCTATATTAGTAGAATGGCAAGATTTTACATTTGTTGTGGATTGCGGTCCAGATTTTAGACAGCAAATGTTACGTGCTAATCCAGAAAGAATAGATGCCGTAATTTTTACACACGAACATGCAGACCATACTGCTGGATTAGACGATATTCGTCCGTTTTTTTTTAGACAAGGAGATATTGATATTTATGCTCATAATCGTGTTTTAGGTGAGTTACAACAACGTTTTGAGTATATTTTTACTTCGGAAATAAAGTATCCTGGTGTTCCAAATCTTATTCAAAATGAAGTTAAAAACGAGCCATTTACTATTAATGGTTTAGAGATTATTCCTGTTGAAGGACTCCATTATAAACTGCCAGTTTTTGGTTATAGGTTTGGCAATTTTGCTTACCTCACAGATATGAAAACTATTGCTGAAGCCGAAAAACTAAAGCTTGAAAATTTGGGTGTTTTGGTGCTTAATGCCTTGCGTGAAAAAGAACATATTTCGCATTTTAATTTAGCTGAGGCGTTAGCTATTATTTCAGAATTAAAACCAAAAAAAGCCTACTTAACTCATATTAGTCATCATTTAGGATTTCATGACGAAGTACAACAAAAATTACCAGAGAACGTTTTTTTAGCCTACGATGGGCTTACAATAGACATTGCTAACTAA
- a CDS encoding nicotinate-nucleotide adenylyltransferase, with protein MEITLKGDKDIESIPSLKDKALRINLNENIYGTFSEIGAGQETVRQFFRAGGGSGTIAKAMSAYDKDFSDAIYGIEDDKRYVTEARLRKMLDHEMNLTEQRITRDKHPHKMFFSYANTVATIDFAKKYKGHGWVGIKYQVDADQEYNEIVLHIRFKENDARLQQETLGKLGTNLIYGAFYKYNQPRKLLRYLYDHLDKDQLEIDTINFSGPVFENVDNRLMSLQLVKNGMTDAVMFAPDGNNVLPARVLYKRNILTLRGSFRPVTKVNMDMYKKSLDMFLKENKVDEDKTQVIFEITLSNLRAEGEIDEQDFMDRAKLLCSLGQTVLISNFQEYYKLVEYFSQYSKARMGLAMGVNNLVDIFDEKYYRHLSGGILEAFGKLFFKDLRVYLYPMENEDGTLTTSDNLKVHPRMKELYKFFKYNGKVVDITDYDPATLNIFSRKVLSMINKGEDGWQSMLPEGVSKLIMEKSLFGCETEEVTNRE; from the coding sequence ATGGAAATTACACTAAAAGGAGACAAGGATATAGAATCTATTCCTTCACTTAAAGACAAAGCACTTCGTATTAATTTAAACGAGAATATATACGGAACTTTTTCCGAAATTGGTGCTGGACAAGAAACTGTACGTCAGTTTTTTAGAGCAGGTGGTGGTTCTGGAACCATAGCCAAAGCAATGTCAGCTTACGATAAAGATTTTAGTGATGCCATTTATGGTATTGAAGACGATAAACGCTATGTAACCGAAGCACGTTTACGTAAAATGTTAGATCACGAGATGAACCTAACAGAGCAACGTATTACTAGAGACAAGCATCCTCATAAAATGTTTTTTAGTTACGCCAATACGGTTGCAACTATAGATTTTGCTAAAAAATACAAAGGACACGGTTGGGTTGGTATTAAATACCAAGTTGATGCAGACCAAGAATATAACGAGATTGTTTTACACATTCGTTTTAAAGAAAACGATGCGCGTTTACAACAAGAAACTTTAGGTAAATTAGGTACAAACCTTATTTATGGCGCTTTTTACAAGTATAACCAACCTAGAAAATTACTACGCTATTTATACGATCATTTAGATAAAGACCAATTAGAAATTGATACTATTAATTTCTCAGGTCCAGTTTTCGAGAATGTAGATAACCGTTTAATGAGTTTACAACTTGTTAAAAACGGAATGACAGATGCTGTAATGTTTGCTCCAGATGGAAATAACGTATTACCAGCAAGAGTACTTTACAAACGTAACATTTTAACACTTCGTGGAAGTTTTAGACCAGTTACCAAAGTAAATATGGACATGTATAAAAAATCTTTAGACATGTTTTTAAAAGAAAATAAGGTAGACGAAGATAAAACACAAGTTATTTTCGAAATCACATTGTCTAACTTACGTGCAGAAGGAGAAATAGACGAGCAAGATTTTATGGATCGCGCAAAGTTATTATGTTCTTTAGGGCAAACCGTATTAATATCTAATTTCCAAGAATACTACAAACTAGTAGAATACTTCTCTCAATACTCTAAAGCTAGAATGGGCTTAGCAATGGGAGTAAATAACTTAGTAGATATTTTCGACGAGAAATACTACAGACATTTAAGTGGTGGAATACTAGAAGCCTTTGGTAAACTATTCTTTAAAGATTTACGTGTGTATTTATACCCAATGGAAAACGAAGATGGTACACTAACCACAAGCGACAACCTAAAGGTACATCCACGTATGAAAGAGCTTTACAAGTTCTTTAAATATAATGGTAAAGTAGTAGATATTACAGACTACGATCCTGCTACTCTAAATATTTTTTCTAGAAAAGTGTTAAGCATGATTAATAAAGGTGAAGACGGTTGGCAAAGTATGTTGCCAGAAGGTGTAAGCAAATTAATTATGGAGAAAAGCTTATTTGGTTGTGAGACTGAAGAGGTTACTAATAGAGAATAA
- the trmD gene encoding tRNA (guanosine(37)-N1)-methyltransferase TrmD, producing MRIDIITVLPELLKSPFDASILKRAIDANLVSVHFHNLRDYTTDNYKSVDDTQFGGGAGMVMTCEPIDKCISALKAERDYDEIIYMTPDGTTLNQGIANHLSLKENIIILCGHYKGVDQRVRDMFVTKEISIGDYVLSGGELGAAVLCDSIIRLIPGVLGNETSALTDSFQDNLLAPPIYTKPRDYKGFKVPEILFSGHKANIEKWREDQAYKRTQERRPDLLED from the coding sequence ATGAGAATAGACATAATTACCGTTTTACCAGAATTACTAAAAAGCCCGTTTGATGCCTCAATATTAAAACGCGCAATAGACGCTAATTTAGTTTCGGTTCACTTTCACAACCTAAGAGATTACACTACAGATAATTACAAATCTGTAGACGATACTCAATTTGGTGGTGGAGCTGGAATGGTAATGACCTGTGAGCCTATAGACAAATGTATTTCGGCTTTAAAAGCAGAACGCGATTACGACGAAATTATCTACATGACTCCAGATGGCACTACCTTAAACCAAGGTATTGCAAACCATTTATCTTTAAAAGAAAATATAATAATTCTTTGTGGTCATTATAAAGGTGTAGACCAACGTGTTCGCGATATGTTTGTAACCAAAGAAATCTCTATTGGAGATTACGTATTATCTGGTGGAGAATTGGGAGCAGCTGTATTATGCGATTCAATAATTAGACTAATTCCTGGTGTTTTAGGAAATGAAACTTCTGCACTTACAGACAGTTTTCAAGATAATTTATTAGCACCACCTATTTACACAAAACCTAGAGACTATAAAGGGTTTAAAGTTCCAGAAATATTATTTAGCGGTCATAAAGCAAACATTGAAAAATGGAGAGAAGATCAAGCCTATAAAAGAACTCAAGAACGAAGACCAGATTTATTAGAAGATTAG
- a CDS encoding GyrI-like domain-containing protein has translation MKQVPNIVTLENKKLVGQSIEMSLVENKTFELFSSFMPQRKEIKNALSTDIFEVLLYDNNYLENFNPANTFTKWASVAVENYNTIPEGMKNLNLDSGLYAVFNYKGLPKDFGVFMSYIYTNWLPKSKYQLDQRPHFNLLGEKAKRNNPDSEETVWIPIKLK, from the coding sequence ATGAAGCAAGTTCCAAACATTGTAACTTTAGAGAACAAAAAACTAGTTGGACAATCTATTGAAATGTCTTTAGTAGAAAATAAAACGTTTGAATTGTTTTCTAGTTTTATGCCACAACGTAAGGAAATTAAAAATGCTTTAAGCACAGATATATTTGAAGTGTTACTATATGATAATAACTACCTCGAAAATTTTAATCCAGCAAATACATTCACAAAATGGGCAAGTGTTGCAGTAGAAAACTACAATACTATTCCAGAAGGTATGAAAAATTTAAACCTAGATTCTGGTTTATACGCTGTCTTTAATTACAAAGGCTTACCTAAAGACTTTGGTGTATTTATGTCTTATATCTATACAAATTGGTTACCAAAATCTAAATACCAACTAGACCAAAGACCACATTTTAATCTCTTAGGCGAGAAAGCAAAACGTAACAATCCAGATTCTGAAGAAACGGTTTGGATTCCTATAAAACTTAAATAA
- the rplS gene encoding 50S ribosomal protein L19 — translation MESLIKFVQDEFVPKKDFAEFSAGDTITVYYEIREGEKSRTQFFRGVVLQRRGSGLTETFTIRKMSGTIGVERIFPVNLPALQKVEVNKRGKVRRARIFYFRGLTGKKARIKEARRK, via the coding sequence ATGGAATCTTTAATTAAATTTGTACAAGACGAGTTTGTACCAAAAAAGGACTTTGCAGAATTTTCAGCTGGTGATACAATTACTGTATACTACGAAATTCGTGAAGGTGAAAAAAGTAGAACACAGTTTTTTAGAGGTGTTGTATTACAAAGAAGAGGATCTGGTTTAACAGAGACTTTTACAATTAGAAAAATGTCTGGAACAATTGGTGTAGAGCGTATCTTCCCAGTTAACTTACCTGCATTACAGAAAGTTGAAGTAAACAAAAGAGGTAAAGTTCGTAGAGCTAGAATCTTTTACTTTAGAGGTCTTACTGGTAAGAAAGCTAGAATTAAAGAAGCGAGAAGAAAATAA
- a CDS encoding pentapeptide repeat-containing protein: MNLPLVTDKIFKSKDYTTNNLPKAEYDNCTFSNCDFSNTYLSGFSFLECEFIDCNLSSVKLGETSFKEVLFSDCKLVGTPFNECDTFLLVMAFKNCQLNLASFYNLKLNNTLFEKCKLESTDFSNTDLKQSTFNNCDLNLSIFENTNLEKVNFLTAYNYSISPSKNKIKGAKFSKNEIFGLLKDYNIIIE, encoded by the coding sequence ATGAATCTTCCTTTAGTAACAGATAAAATATTCAAGTCCAAAGATTACACAACAAACAATTTACCAAAAGCAGAATACGATAACTGTACTTTTAGTAACTGTGATTTTAGTAATACCTATTTATCTGGATTCTCCTTTTTAGAATGTGAATTTATAGACTGTAACTTAAGTTCTGTTAAATTAGGAGAAACTTCTTTTAAAGAAGTACTTTTTAGTGATTGTAAATTAGTTGGCACTCCTTTTAATGAATGTGATACTTTCTTACTAGTAATGGCATTTAAAAATTGCCAACTAAATTTAGCTTCCTTTTATAATTTAAAACTAAACAACACGCTTTTTGAAAAATGTAAATTAGAAAGCACAGACTTTTCAAATACAGATTTAAAACAGTCAACTTTTAATAATTGTGATTTAAACCTATCCATCTTTGAGAATACAAACTTAGAAAAAGTAAACTTTTTAACAGCTTACAACTACTCTATCTCTCCTTCAAAAAACAAAATAAAAGGTGCCAAGTTTTCTAAAAACGAAATATTTGGACTTTTAAAAGACTATAATATTATAATTGAATAA
- a CDS encoding NADP-dependent isocitrate dehydrogenase: MSTTPKIIYTKTDEAPALATRSFLPIVQAFVKSSGIDIETKDISLAARILAVFPDFLNDDQKVSDDLAFLGELAKKPEANIVKLPNVSASLPQLKAAIAELQEKGFKIPSYPDETTNATEKDIQSRYDKIKGSAVNPVLREGNSDRRAPKAVKNYAKKNPHSMGAWSKDSKTHVSTMTAGDFAHNEKSVTLTEATTVKIQHTDENGKKIVLKDNLALLQDEIIDATIMSKTALIEFLDEQIEDALDKGVLFSLHMKATMMKVSDPIIFGHAVRVFFKSLFKKHGKTFKKIGVDVNNGFGNLLSKLKELPEGLREDIKEDIRYALEHSADLAMVNSERGITNLHVPSDVIIDASMPAMIRNSGQMWNADGKSQDTKAVIPDSSYAGIYTATIDFCKENGAFDPTTMGTVPNVGLMAQKAEEYGSHDKTFEMASNGKVEVINAKGKVLLSHDVETGDIWRMCQVKDAPIQDWVKLAVTRARASATPAVFWLDKKRAHDAQLIKKVNTYLKDHDTNGLDIRILSPIDATIFTCKRLKDGKDTISVSGNVLRDYLTDLFPILEVGTSAKMLSIVPLMNGGGLFETGAGGSAPKHVQQFTEENHLRWDSLGEFLALAVSLEHFSQVNNNPKAKVIGDALDNATETLLENKKGPSRKSGELDNRGSHFYLAMYWAQELANQTTDGDLAKEFAPIAKELEANEAKIVSELNDIQGKPVNIGGYYEPKEDLINAAMRPSKTFNSILG, from the coding sequence ATGTCTACAACACCAAAAATCATTTATACAAAAACAGATGAAGCACCAGCTTTAGCAACACGTTCTTTTTTACCTATTGTTCAAGCCTTTGTAAAATCTTCAGGAATTGATATTGAAACTAAAGATATTTCTCTAGCAGCTAGAATATTAGCTGTCTTTCCAGACTTTTTAAATGATGACCAAAAGGTGAGTGACGATTTAGCTTTCTTAGGAGAATTAGCAAAAAAACCAGAAGCAAATATCGTGAAATTACCAAATGTTAGTGCTTCTCTTCCGCAATTAAAAGCAGCAATAGCAGAACTTCAAGAAAAAGGTTTTAAAATCCCTAGTTATCCAGATGAGACTACTAACGCTACAGAAAAAGATATACAATCTCGTTACGATAAAATTAAAGGCAGTGCTGTAAACCCAGTATTACGTGAAGGAAATAGTGATAGACGTGCACCAAAAGCAGTAAAAAATTACGCAAAAAAGAATCCGCATTCTATGGGAGCATGGTCTAAAGACTCTAAAACTCACGTTTCTACAATGACAGCTGGAGATTTTGCACATAACGAAAAGTCTGTGACTTTAACAGAAGCTACCACTGTTAAAATTCAGCATACAGACGAAAATGGAAAAAAGATAGTTTTAAAAGATAATTTAGCATTATTACAAGATGAAATTATTGATGCTACAATAATGAGTAAAACTGCTTTAATTGAATTCTTAGATGAACAAATTGAAGATGCTTTAGATAAAGGTGTTTTGTTTTCTTTACACATGAAAGCAACAATGATGAAAGTTAGTGATCCAATTATTTTTGGTCATGCTGTTCGTGTTTTCTTTAAAAGTTTATTTAAAAAGCACGGTAAAACATTCAAAAAAATTGGCGTTGATGTAAATAATGGTTTTGGAAACTTACTAAGTAAATTAAAAGAATTACCAGAAGGTTTACGTGAAGATATTAAAGAAGATATTCGTTACGCATTAGAACATAGTGCCGATTTAGCTATGGTAAATAGCGAAAGAGGTATTACTAACTTACACGTACCTAGTGATGTTATTATTGATGCTTCTATGCCAGCAATGATTCGTAACTCTGGACAAATGTGGAATGCAGATGGGAAATCTCAGGACACTAAAGCAGTAATTCCAGATAGTAGTTATGCTGGAATTTACACGGCAACTATAGATTTCTGTAAAGAAAATGGTGCTTTCGATCCTACAACAATGGGAACAGTTCCTAATGTTGGATTAATGGCTCAAAAAGCTGAGGAATATGGTTCTCACGATAAAACATTTGAAATGGCTTCTAACGGAAAAGTTGAAGTTATAAATGCTAAAGGAAAGGTTTTATTATCTCATGATGTTGAAACTGGAGATATATGGAGAATGTGCCAAGTTAAAGATGCACCAATTCAGGATTGGGTAAAGCTTGCTGTTACAAGAGCAAGAGCATCTGCAACTCCTGCAGTTTTCTGGTTAGATAAAAAGAGAGCTCACGATGCACAATTAATTAAGAAAGTAAATACATATTTAAAAGATCATGATACTAACGGATTAGATATACGTATCCTATCTCCTATCGATGCTACAATATTTACTTGTAAAAGATTAAAAGATGGAAAAGATACCATTTCTGTTTCTGGAAATGTATTACGTGATTATTTAACAGATTTATTTCCAATTCTTGAAGTTGGAACTAGTGCAAAAATGTTATCTATTGTTCCTTTAATGAATGGTGGTGGTTTATTTGAAACTGGAGCTGGTGGATCTGCACCAAAACATGTTCAGCAATTTACAGAAGAAAACCATTTACGTTGGGATTCTTTAGGTGAATTTTTAGCTTTAGCTGTTTCACTTGAGCATTTTAGCCAAGTAAATAACAACCCTAAAGCCAAAGTTATTGGAGATGCTTTAGATAACGCTACGGAAACATTATTAGAAAACAAAAAAGGACCTAGTCGTAAATCTGGTGAATTAGATAATAGAGGTTCTCACTTTTACTTAGCTATGTACTGGGCTCAAGAGTTAGCGAACCAAACTACAGATGGTGATTTAGCTAAAGAGTTTGCTCCTATTGCAAAAGAATTAGAAGCTAACGAAGCTAAAATTGTAAGCGAACTTAACGATATACAAGGAAAACCTGTAAATATTGGTGGCTATTACGAACCAAAAGAAGATTTAATAAATGCTGCTATGCGTCCAAGTAAAACGTTTAATAGTATTTTAGGATAA